In Solanum pennellii chromosome 7, SPENNV200, the following are encoded in one genomic region:
- the LOC107025562 gene encoding leucine-rich repeat extensin-like protein 4: MASFSFPITTTAIVILLLSLTSNVFNNSAAKHSHSSSSGKGIKNPRLQKAYIALQAWKRVIYSDPNNFTSTWVGPSVCNYTGIYCAPFPNNTKVQVVAGIDLNHADIAGFLPEELGLLNDLALLHLNSNRFCGILPLSLSNLTLLHELDLSNNRFVGPFPNVVLSLPSLKYLDLRYNEFEGPLPPPLFSKDLDAIFVNNNRLSNVIPSNLGSSSASVVVFANNYFGGCLPPSIANFANTLEELLLINTSLSGCLPPEVGFLYKLKVLDVSNNKLAGTIPYTISGLAHLELLNLAHNMFTGTVPEGICVLPKLSNFTFSYNYFCEEQGICSNLTSKGIVYDDRRNCLPEKPLQRSKKECDAVDEHSIDCLAFHCGT; encoded by the coding sequence ATGGCTTCATTTTCCTTTCCCATTACCACTACTGCCATTGTTATCTTGCTTCTAAGTCTTACCTCCAATGTGTTCAACAACTCAGCAGCCAAACACAGCCATTCCTCCTCCTCCGGTAAGGGTATAAAAAACCCGAGGCTGCAAAAAGCCTACATTGCTCTCCAAGCTTGGAAACGTGTTATCTACTCTGATCCTAACAACTTTACTTCTACTTGGGTTGGCCCTTCAGTCTGCAACTACACTGGCATATATTGCGCGCCATTCCCTAATAACACCAAAGTCCAAGTTGTTGCTGGCATTGATCTGAACCATGCTGATATAGCCGGTTTCCTACCTGAGGAACTCGGCCTTCTCAATGACTTAGCGTTGCTGCACCTAAACAGCAACCGCTTCTGTGGAATCCTCCCACTCTCTTTATCCAACCTCACTCTTTTGCATGAGCTTGATCTCAGTAACAACAGATTCGTAGGACCTTTTCCTAACGTTGTCCTCTCTCTGCCTTCCTTGAAATATCTTGATCTTCGCTACAATGAGTTTGAAGGGCCATTGCCTCCTCCACTCTTTAGCAAAGATCTCGATGCTATTTTCGTTAACAATAATCGTTTATCTAATGTGATCCCTTCAAATTTAGGATCAAGCTCTGCTTCTGTTGTGGTTTTTGCTAATAACTACTTTGGAGGATGCTTACCACCTAGCATAGCCAACTTTGCAAACACCTTAGAAGAGTTGCTCCTTATTAATACAAGCTTATCAGGTTGTTTGCCTCCTGAAGTGGGATTTTTATACAAGTTAAAAGTTCTTGATGTGAGCAACAACAAGTTAGCAGGGACAATACCTTATACTATTTCTGGTTTAGCTCACTTGGAGCTACTAAATTTAGCTCATAACATGTTTACTGGAACTGTACCAGAGGGAATATGTGTATTACCTAAGCTCTCAAACTTCACATTCTCTTATAACTATTTCTGTGAGGAGCAAGGTATTTGCAGCAACTTGACATCAAAGGGTATAGTTTACGATGATCGTCGAAACTGTTTGCCAGAAAAGCCTCTTCAGAGAAGCAAGAAGGAATGTGATGCTGTGGATGAGCATTCCATTGACTGTTTAGCATTTCATTGTGGCACTTGA
- the LOC107024050 gene encoding transmembrane E3 ubiquitin-protein ligase FLY2 isoform X3, which translates to MGVAKNLVFIRKNSGVWLRVLFYLWFFFGGFCQVKGLRPLREKYRSWGDEQWLSARKDENEFGPFSAWNITGTFRGSWRFLDSKNNSSLFPDFKKSNGNSVLELISTPTKITGVHYVQGVIIFHDIFDNERGGAQIRVEGVYVWPFRQLRMVAHSKEGEFGQEDDYLLSNPYHLLGTFSSQVFQESPRDKIWKQKHSPIYEMEKHCNVEIAAQISRVSSSTNDGDQDHYHLEGLMESPSVDDDGDCFSPMLLNATSINIEVYYNKAVNYTLMVTFVSFLQVLLLIRQMEHSNTQSGAAKVSILMIGQQGIIDAYLCLLHLTAGILVESLFNAFATAAFFKFVVFSIFEMRYLLAIWKANRPMTSGEGWQAMRRELSVLYSRFYGILLGGILIMYEFHRFLRPLLFLLHSFWIPQIVTNVIRDSRKPLHPHYILGMTVTRLAIPLYVFGCPHNFMRIEPDKSWCICLGIFMAVQALILLLQHYLGSRWFIPRQILPEKYSYYRRFDQNGDHATDCVICMTAIDLTQRSNNCMVTPCDHFFHSGCLQRWMDIKMECPTCRRSLPPA; encoded by the exons ATGGGTGTGGCTAAAAATTTGGTCTTTATAAGAAAGAATTCAGGGGTTTGGCTTAGAGTTCTGTTTTATTTATGGTTTTTCTTTGGAGGGTTTTGCCAAGTAAAGGGACTCAGACCTCTTAGAGAAAAGTATCGTTCCTGGGGCGATGAG CAGTGGCTTTCTGCAAGGAAGGATGAGAATGAATTTGGGCCATTTTCTGCTTGGAATATAACAGGGACCTTCAGAG GGTCTTGGAGGTTCCTAGATTCAAAGAATAACTCTTCCCTTTTTCCTGATTTCAAGAAATCCAATGGTAACTCTGTCCTGGAATTGATTAGTACTCCTACAAAAATAACTGGTGTACACTATGTTCAG GGAGTAATAATTTTCCATGATATTTTTGACAATGAACGTGGGGGTGCTCAAATCAGAGTAGAAGGTGTATATGTATGGCCATTCAGACAACTTCGGATGGTAGCTCACAG CAAAGAGGGTGAATTTGGCCAGGAAGATGATTATCTGTTATCAAATCCTTATCATTTG CTTGGAACTTTCTCATCTCAGGTCTTCCAAGAGTCGCCACGAGATAAGATTTGGAAACAGAAACACT CGCCTATTTATGAGATGGAGAAACATTGTAATGTTGAAATTGCAGCACAAATTTCTCGAGTGTCATCTTCCACTAATG ATGGAGATCAAGACCATTATCATCTAGAAGGATTGATGGAGAGCCCTTCAGTGGATGATGATGGAGACTGTTTCTCCCCCATGCTATTGAATGCCACTTCTATCAATATAGAGGTTTACTACAACAAAGCAGTTAACTACACGTTAATGGTCACCTTT GTTTCTTTTCTTCAAGTGCTCCTTCTCATTCGGCAAATGGAACATAGCAATACCCAATCA GGAGCTGCCAAAGTTTCAATTTTGATGATCGGACAACAGGGAATAATTGATGCTTATCTTTGTCTTCTACATCTGACTGCAGGCATACTTGTTG AATCGCTGTTCAATGCTTTTGCAACCGCTGCATTTTTCAAGTTCGTTGTCTTCTCAATATTTGAGATGAGATATCTTCTCGCTATATGGAAGGCAAATAGACCTATGACTAGTGGAGAGGGTTGGCAAGCAATGAGACGCGAACTGTCAGTTCTGTACAGCCGCTTCT ATGGGATCCTTTTAGGTGGAATTTTAATCATGTATGAATTCCATAGGTTTCTGCGGCCACTCCTTTTCCTTTTACACTCTTTTTGGATACCTCAAATTGTAACTAACGTTATTCGTGACTCGAGAAAACCGTTGCATCCTCATTACATCTTGGGAATGACTGTTACTCGGCTAGCAATTCCACTATATGTCTTTGGTTGTCCTCATAATTTTATGCGCATAGAGCCCGACAAAAGTTGGTGCATTTGTTTGGGAATTTTCATGGCAGTGCAGGCATTAATTCTTCTTTTGCAGCACTATCTTGGATCTCGGTGGTTCATTCCACGACAG ATTTTACCTGAAAAATATAGTTATTACAGAAGATTTGATCAGAATGGAGATCATGCTACTGACTGTGTCATTTGCATGACTGCTATTGATCTCACTCAACGTTCAAATAATTGCATG GTGACGCCCTGTGATCATTTCTTTCATTCGGGGTGTTTGCAAAGATGGATGGACATAAAGATGGAGTGCCCAACATGCCGACGTTCTCTTCCTCCAGCCTGA
- the LOC107024050 gene encoding transmembrane E3 ubiquitin-protein ligase FLY2 isoform X1 — MGVAKNLVFIRKNSGVWLRVLFYLWFFFGGFCQVKGLRPLREKYRSWGDEQWLSARKDENEFGPFSAWNITGTFRGSWRFLDSKNNSSLFPDFKKSNGNSVLELISTPTKITGVHYVQGVIIFHDIFDNERGGAQIRVEGVYVWPFRQLRMVAHSSKEGEFGQEDDYLLSNPYHLLGTFSSQVFQESPRDKIWKQKHSPIYEMEKHCNVEIAAQISRVSSSTNDGDQDHYHLEGLMESPSVDDDGDCFSPMLLNATSINIEVYYNKAVNYTLMVTFVSFLQVLLLIRQMEHSNTQSGAAKVSILMIGQQGIIDAYLCLLHLTAGILVESLFNAFATAAFFKFVVFSIFEMRYLLAIWKANRPMTSGEGWQAMRRELSVLYSRFYGILLGGILIMYEFHRFLRPLLFLLHSFWIPQIVTNVIRDSRKPLHPHYILGMTVTRLAIPLYVFGCPHNFMRIEPDKSWCICLGIFMAVQALILLLQHYLGSRWFIPRQILPEKYSYYRRFDQNGDHATDCVICMTAIDLTQRSNNCMVTPCDHFFHSGCLQRWMDIKMECPTCRRSLPPA; from the exons ATGGGTGTGGCTAAAAATTTGGTCTTTATAAGAAAGAATTCAGGGGTTTGGCTTAGAGTTCTGTTTTATTTATGGTTTTTCTTTGGAGGGTTTTGCCAAGTAAAGGGACTCAGACCTCTTAGAGAAAAGTATCGTTCCTGGGGCGATGAG CAGTGGCTTTCTGCAAGGAAGGATGAGAATGAATTTGGGCCATTTTCTGCTTGGAATATAACAGGGACCTTCAGAG GGTCTTGGAGGTTCCTAGATTCAAAGAATAACTCTTCCCTTTTTCCTGATTTCAAGAAATCCAATGGTAACTCTGTCCTGGAATTGATTAGTACTCCTACAAAAATAACTGGTGTACACTATGTTCAG GGAGTAATAATTTTCCATGATATTTTTGACAATGAACGTGGGGGTGCTCAAATCAGAGTAGAAGGTGTATATGTATGGCCATTCAGACAACTTCGGATGGTAGCTCACAG CAGCAAAGAGGGTGAATTTGGCCAGGAAGATGATTATCTGTTATCAAATCCTTATCATTTG CTTGGAACTTTCTCATCTCAGGTCTTCCAAGAGTCGCCACGAGATAAGATTTGGAAACAGAAACACT CGCCTATTTATGAGATGGAGAAACATTGTAATGTTGAAATTGCAGCACAAATTTCTCGAGTGTCATCTTCCACTAATG ATGGAGATCAAGACCATTATCATCTAGAAGGATTGATGGAGAGCCCTTCAGTGGATGATGATGGAGACTGTTTCTCCCCCATGCTATTGAATGCCACTTCTATCAATATAGAGGTTTACTACAACAAAGCAGTTAACTACACGTTAATGGTCACCTTT GTTTCTTTTCTTCAAGTGCTCCTTCTCATTCGGCAAATGGAACATAGCAATACCCAATCA GGAGCTGCCAAAGTTTCAATTTTGATGATCGGACAACAGGGAATAATTGATGCTTATCTTTGTCTTCTACATCTGACTGCAGGCATACTTGTTG AATCGCTGTTCAATGCTTTTGCAACCGCTGCATTTTTCAAGTTCGTTGTCTTCTCAATATTTGAGATGAGATATCTTCTCGCTATATGGAAGGCAAATAGACCTATGACTAGTGGAGAGGGTTGGCAAGCAATGAGACGCGAACTGTCAGTTCTGTACAGCCGCTTCT ATGGGATCCTTTTAGGTGGAATTTTAATCATGTATGAATTCCATAGGTTTCTGCGGCCACTCCTTTTCCTTTTACACTCTTTTTGGATACCTCAAATTGTAACTAACGTTATTCGTGACTCGAGAAAACCGTTGCATCCTCATTACATCTTGGGAATGACTGTTACTCGGCTAGCAATTCCACTATATGTCTTTGGTTGTCCTCATAATTTTATGCGCATAGAGCCCGACAAAAGTTGGTGCATTTGTTTGGGAATTTTCATGGCAGTGCAGGCATTAATTCTTCTTTTGCAGCACTATCTTGGATCTCGGTGGTTCATTCCACGACAG ATTTTACCTGAAAAATATAGTTATTACAGAAGATTTGATCAGAATGGAGATCATGCTACTGACTGTGTCATTTGCATGACTGCTATTGATCTCACTCAACGTTCAAATAATTGCATG GTGACGCCCTGTGATCATTTCTTTCATTCGGGGTGTTTGCAAAGATGGATGGACATAAAGATGGAGTGCCCAACATGCCGACGTTCTCTTCCTCCAGCCTGA
- the LOC107024050 gene encoding transmembrane E3 ubiquitin-protein ligase FLY2 isoform X2 — MGVAKNLVFIRKNSGVWLRVLFYLWFFFGGFCQVKGLRPLREKYRSWGDEWLSARKDENEFGPFSAWNITGTFRGSWRFLDSKNNSSLFPDFKKSNGNSVLELISTPTKITGVHYVQGVIIFHDIFDNERGGAQIRVEGVYVWPFRQLRMVAHSSKEGEFGQEDDYLLSNPYHLLGTFSSQVFQESPRDKIWKQKHSPIYEMEKHCNVEIAAQISRVSSSTNDGDQDHYHLEGLMESPSVDDDGDCFSPMLLNATSINIEVYYNKAVNYTLMVTFVSFLQVLLLIRQMEHSNTQSGAAKVSILMIGQQGIIDAYLCLLHLTAGILVESLFNAFATAAFFKFVVFSIFEMRYLLAIWKANRPMTSGEGWQAMRRELSVLYSRFYGILLGGILIMYEFHRFLRPLLFLLHSFWIPQIVTNVIRDSRKPLHPHYILGMTVTRLAIPLYVFGCPHNFMRIEPDKSWCICLGIFMAVQALILLLQHYLGSRWFIPRQILPEKYSYYRRFDQNGDHATDCVICMTAIDLTQRSNNCMVTPCDHFFHSGCLQRWMDIKMECPTCRRSLPPA; from the exons ATGGGTGTGGCTAAAAATTTGGTCTTTATAAGAAAGAATTCAGGGGTTTGGCTTAGAGTTCTGTTTTATTTATGGTTTTTCTTTGGAGGGTTTTGCCAAGTAAAGGGACTCAGACCTCTTAGAGAAAAGTATCGTTCCTGGGGCGATGAG TGGCTTTCTGCAAGGAAGGATGAGAATGAATTTGGGCCATTTTCTGCTTGGAATATAACAGGGACCTTCAGAG GGTCTTGGAGGTTCCTAGATTCAAAGAATAACTCTTCCCTTTTTCCTGATTTCAAGAAATCCAATGGTAACTCTGTCCTGGAATTGATTAGTACTCCTACAAAAATAACTGGTGTACACTATGTTCAG GGAGTAATAATTTTCCATGATATTTTTGACAATGAACGTGGGGGTGCTCAAATCAGAGTAGAAGGTGTATATGTATGGCCATTCAGACAACTTCGGATGGTAGCTCACAG CAGCAAAGAGGGTGAATTTGGCCAGGAAGATGATTATCTGTTATCAAATCCTTATCATTTG CTTGGAACTTTCTCATCTCAGGTCTTCCAAGAGTCGCCACGAGATAAGATTTGGAAACAGAAACACT CGCCTATTTATGAGATGGAGAAACATTGTAATGTTGAAATTGCAGCACAAATTTCTCGAGTGTCATCTTCCACTAATG ATGGAGATCAAGACCATTATCATCTAGAAGGATTGATGGAGAGCCCTTCAGTGGATGATGATGGAGACTGTTTCTCCCCCATGCTATTGAATGCCACTTCTATCAATATAGAGGTTTACTACAACAAAGCAGTTAACTACACGTTAATGGTCACCTTT GTTTCTTTTCTTCAAGTGCTCCTTCTCATTCGGCAAATGGAACATAGCAATACCCAATCA GGAGCTGCCAAAGTTTCAATTTTGATGATCGGACAACAGGGAATAATTGATGCTTATCTTTGTCTTCTACATCTGACTGCAGGCATACTTGTTG AATCGCTGTTCAATGCTTTTGCAACCGCTGCATTTTTCAAGTTCGTTGTCTTCTCAATATTTGAGATGAGATATCTTCTCGCTATATGGAAGGCAAATAGACCTATGACTAGTGGAGAGGGTTGGCAAGCAATGAGACGCGAACTGTCAGTTCTGTACAGCCGCTTCT ATGGGATCCTTTTAGGTGGAATTTTAATCATGTATGAATTCCATAGGTTTCTGCGGCCACTCCTTTTCCTTTTACACTCTTTTTGGATACCTCAAATTGTAACTAACGTTATTCGTGACTCGAGAAAACCGTTGCATCCTCATTACATCTTGGGAATGACTGTTACTCGGCTAGCAATTCCACTATATGTCTTTGGTTGTCCTCATAATTTTATGCGCATAGAGCCCGACAAAAGTTGGTGCATTTGTTTGGGAATTTTCATGGCAGTGCAGGCATTAATTCTTCTTTTGCAGCACTATCTTGGATCTCGGTGGTTCATTCCACGACAG ATTTTACCTGAAAAATATAGTTATTACAGAAGATTTGATCAGAATGGAGATCATGCTACTGACTGTGTCATTTGCATGACTGCTATTGATCTCACTCAACGTTCAAATAATTGCATG GTGACGCCCTGTGATCATTTCTTTCATTCGGGGTGTTTGCAAAGATGGATGGACATAAAGATGGAGTGCCCAACATGCCGACGTTCTCTTCCTCCAGCCTGA